A region from the Citrobacter telavivensis genome encodes:
- the mscK gene encoding mechanosensitive channel MscK yields MTMLQLYKRVQHLVFITVAVFILMLSCQSLALARASSNSDLPSKADVQSQLDTLNKQKDLSAQDKLVQQDLLETIATLEKIERVKDETTQLRQRVAQAPEKMRQATEALNALSDVDNDDETRKTLSTLSLRQLELRVAQVLDDLQNAQNDLATYNSQLVSLQTQPERVQNAMYTASQQLQQIRNRLDGTNVGEAALRPTQQVLLQAQQTLLNAQIDQQRKSLEGNTVLQDTLQKQRDYVTANSNRLEHQLQLLQEAVNNKRLTLTEKTAQEAISPDETARIQANPLVKQELEINHQLSQRLITATENGNSLMQQNIKVKNWLDRALQSERNIKEQIAVLKGSLLLSRILYQQQQTLPSADELSDMTNRIADLRLEQFEVNQQRDALFQNDAFVAKLEEGHSNEVNDEVHDALLQVVDMRRELLDQLNKQLGNQLMMAINLQINQQQLMSVSKSLKEILTQQIFWVNSNRPMDWDWIKAFPQSLKDQFKSMKITVNWEKAWPAVFIAFLAGLPLLLIAGLIRWRLKWLKAYQQKLAAAVGSLRNDSQLNTPKAILIDLIRALPVCLLILAAGLILLTMQLNISDLLWAFSKKLAIFWLVFGLCWKVLEKDGVAIRHFGMPAQLTSHWRRQIVRISLALLPLHFWSVVAELSPLHLMDDVLGQAMIFLNLLLIAFLVWPMCRESWRDKESHGLRLVTITILSIIPIALMVLTATGYFYTTLRLSGRWIETVYLVIIWNLLYQTVLRGLSVAARRIAWRRALARRQNLVKEGAEGAEPQEEPTIALEQVNQQTLRITMLLMVSLFAVMFWAIWSDLITVFSYLDSITLWHYNGTEAGAAVVKSVTMGSLLFAIIASMVAWALIRNLPGLLEVLVLSRLKMRQGASYAITTILNYIIIAVGAMTVFGSLGVSWDKLQWLAAALSVGLGFGLQEIFGNFVSGLIILFERPVRIGDTVTIGTFSGTVSKIRIRATTITDFDRKEVIIPNKAFVTERLINWSLSDTTTRLVIRLGVAYGSDLDKVKKVLLQAALEHPKVMHDPEPAVFFTTFGASTLDHELRLYVRELRDRSHTVDELNRSIDRLCRENNIDIAFNQLEVHLRNEKGDEVTEVKREIKGDDPTPAVG; encoded by the coding sequence ATGACTATGTTGCAGCTCTATAAACGTGTACAGCACCTTGTTTTCATCACGGTGGCTGTTTTCATCTTGATGCTGTCCTGCCAGTCTTTGGCGCTTGCCCGCGCGTCGTCAAACAGCGATTTGCCGTCGAAGGCGGACGTTCAAAGCCAACTGGATACGCTCAATAAGCAGAAAGACCTTTCCGCGCAGGATAAACTGGTTCAGCAAGATCTTCTCGAGACCATCGCAACGCTGGAAAAAATCGAGCGGGTGAAAGACGAGACGACTCAGCTACGTCAGCGCGTGGCACAGGCGCCGGAAAAAATGCGTCAGGCGACAGAAGCCCTGAATGCGCTCAGCGATGTGGATAATGATGATGAAACGCGTAAGACGCTCAGTACGCTTTCATTACGCCAGTTAGAACTGCGCGTGGCGCAGGTACTGGATGATTTACAGAACGCGCAAAACGATCTCGCCACCTATAACAGCCAGTTGGTATCTCTGCAAACGCAGCCCGAGCGTGTACAAAATGCGATGTACACGGCCTCTCAACAACTTCAGCAGATCCGTAACCGACTGGATGGCACCAATGTGGGCGAAGCGGCGTTGCGGCCCACTCAGCAGGTGCTTTTACAGGCGCAGCAGACGCTACTGAATGCCCAAATCGATCAACAACGTAAAAGCCTGGAAGGCAATACGGTGTTGCAGGACACCCTGCAAAAGCAGCGCGATTACGTCACCGCAAACAGCAACCGGCTTGAGCATCAATTGCAGTTACTGCAGGAGGCGGTGAATAACAAACGTCTGACCTTAACGGAAAAGACGGCGCAGGAGGCCATTTCGCCGGATGAAACCGCGCGGATCCAGGCCAATCCGCTGGTGAAACAGGAACTGGAAATCAACCATCAGCTCAGCCAGCGCCTGATCACTGCGACGGAAAATGGCAATTCGCTGATGCAGCAGAACATCAAGGTCAAAAACTGGCTGGACCGTGCGCTGCAATCCGAACGCAACATCAAAGAACAAATCGCGGTGCTGAAAGGCAGCCTGCTGCTGTCGCGTATTCTCTATCAACAGCAGCAAACTCTGCCGTCGGCAGATGAACTCTCAGATATGACCAACCGCATTGCGGACCTGCGTCTGGAGCAGTTCGAAGTCAACCAACAGCGTGACGCGCTGTTCCAGAACGATGCATTCGTGGCCAAGCTGGAAGAAGGCCACAGTAATGAAGTGAATGACGAAGTCCACGACGCGCTGTTGCAGGTTGTCGATATGCGCCGCGAACTGCTGGATCAACTCAACAAGCAGTTGGGTAATCAGCTCATGATGGCCATTAACCTGCAAATAAATCAGCAGCAGTTAATGAGCGTCTCGAAAAGCCTGAAAGAGATCCTGACCCAGCAAATCTTCTGGGTGAACAGTAACCGGCCAATGGACTGGGACTGGATCAAAGCCTTCCCGCAGTCGCTGAAAGATCAGTTCAAGTCGATGAAAATTACGGTGAACTGGGAAAAAGCGTGGCCGGCGGTGTTTATCGCCTTCCTGGCCGGGCTGCCGCTACTGCTGATTGCCGGGCTGATTCGCTGGCGTCTGAAGTGGCTGAAAGCGTATCAACAGAAACTCGCTGCTGCAGTGGGGTCTTTGCGCAATGACAGCCAGTTGAACACGCCGAAAGCGATTCTGATCGACCTGATCCGCGCGCTGCCGGTGTGCCTGCTGATCCTGGCCGCCGGCCTGATTTTGCTGACCATGCAACTGAACATCAGCGATCTGCTGTGGGCATTCAGTAAAAAGCTGGCAATCTTCTGGCTGGTCTTCGGCCTGTGCTGGAAAGTGCTCGAAAAAGACGGGGTGGCGATTCGCCATTTCGGTATGCCAGCGCAACTGACCAGCCACTGGCGTCGCCAGATTGTGCGCATCAGCCTGGCGCTGCTGCCGTTGCACTTCTGGTCCGTGGTGGCTGAACTTTCTCCACTGCATCTGATGGACGATGTGCTGGGGCAGGCGATGATTTTCCTCAACCTGCTGCTGATTGCGTTTCTGGTGTGGCCGATGTGCCGCGAAAGCTGGCGGGATAAAGAGTCGCATGGTCTGCGCCTGGTGACGATCACTATCCTGTCAATCATCCCGATTGCGCTGATGGTGCTGACGGCAACCGGTTACTTCTACACCACGCTGCGACTGTCGGGCCGCTGGATTGAGACCGTTTATCTGGTCATCATCTGGAACCTGCTCTACCAGACGGTGCTGCGCGGGTTAAGCGTCGCGGCGCGGCGTATTGCCTGGCGTCGTGCGCTGGCGCGTCGTCAGAATCTGGTGAAGGAAGGGGCCGAAGGGGCGGAGCCGCAGGAAGAGCCAACCATCGCGCTGGAGCAGGTGAACCAGCAAACGCTGCGTATCACGATGCTGCTGATGGTTTCACTGTTCGCGGTAATGTTCTGGGCAATTTGGTCCGATCTGATCACCGTGTTCAGCTATCTCGACAGCATCACGCTCTGGCACTACAACGGCACCGAAGCGGGTGCTGCGGTAGTGAAAAGCGTGACGATGGGCAGCCTGCTGTTTGCCATTATCGCCTCGATGGTGGCCTGGGCATTGATCCGCAACTTGCCGGGTCTGCTGGAAGTGCTGGTGCTGTCGCGTCTGAAAATGCGTCAGGGGGCGTCGTACGCCATCACCACAATTCTTAACTACATCATCATTGCCGTAGGGGCGATGACGGTCTTCGGTTCGCTCGGCGTGTCGTGGGATAAACTGCAGTGGCTGGCGGCGGCCTTATCGGTCGGTCTCGGTTTCGGCTTGCAGGAGATCTTCGGTAACTTTGTCTCGGGTCTGATCATTTTGTTCGAACGTCCGGTGCGGATTGGCGATACGGTAACGATCGGCACGTTCTCTGGTACCGTCAGCAAGATCCGTATCCGTGCGACCACCATTACCGATTTCGATCGCAAAGAGGTGATCATCCCGAACAAGGCGTTTGTCACCGAGCGCCTGATCAACTGGTCGCTGTCTGATACCACCACCCGTCTGGTGATCCGCCTCGGCGTGGCTTACGGTTCAGATCTGGATAAAGTGAAGAAAGTCCTGCTTCAGGCCGCGCTGGAGCATCCGAAAGTGATGCACGATCCCGAGCCGGCGGTCTTCTTCACCACCTTCGGCGCCAGTACTCTGGATCACGAGCTGCGTCTGTACGTGCGCGAACTGCGCGATCGTAGCCATACGGTTGATGAACTGAACCGGTCTATCGATCGCCTGTGCCGTGAAAACAACATTGATATTGCCTTTAACCAGCTTGAAGTGCATCTGCGCAATGAGAAGGGCGATGAGGTGACGGAAGTTAAACGCGAGATCAAAGGCGACGATCCGACGCCTGCGGTGGGCTAA
- the priC gene encoding primosomal replication protein N'': MLLQKLDDQLALLRQRCAPMAQHATLSARFDRHLFQTRSTLIQACLEEAEGHLQALRQAVEQQQLPQVAWLAEHLASQLEAISRETASWSLREWDSASPGLARWQRRRIQHQEFERRLQEMTAQRKARLAQATRLDEQQTLQREVEIYEGRLARCRKALDNIERVLARLTR; this comes from the coding sequence ATGCTGCTGCAAAAGCTGGACGATCAGCTCGCTCTCCTGCGCCAACGCTGCGCGCCGATGGCGCAGCATGCCACACTCAGCGCCCGCTTCGATCGTCATCTTTTTCAGACCCGCAGCACCCTTATTCAGGCCTGCCTCGAAGAAGCAGAAGGCCATCTTCAGGCGTTGCGTCAGGCGGTTGAGCAGCAGCAACTACCGCAGGTTGCCTGGCTTGCGGAGCATCTGGCGTCGCAACTGGAAGCTATCTCCCGCGAAACCGCCAGTTGGTCACTCCGGGAGTGGGACAGCGCCTCGCCGGGCCTGGCACGCTGGCAGCGCAGGCGCATCCAGCATCAGGAATTTGAACGACGTTTGCAGGAAATGACCGCGCAACGCAAGGCGAGACTGGCTCAGGCCACCCGCCTGGACGAGCAACAAACGCTGCAACGCGAAGTGGAAATCTATGAAGGTCGTCTGGCGCGCTGTCGTAAGGCGCTCGACAATATTGAACGTGTTCTGGCGCGTTTAACCCGCTAA
- the acrA gene encoding multidrug efflux RND transporter periplasmic adaptor subunit AcrA, giving the protein MNKNRGFTPLAVVLMLSGSLALTGCDDKQAQQGGQQMPEVGVVTLKTEPLQITTELPGRTSAFRIAEVRPQVSGIILKRNFEEGSDIEAGVSLYQIDPATYQATYESAKGDLAKAQAAANIAQVTVNRYKKLLGTQYISQQDYDQALADAQQANASVVAAKAAVETARINLAYTKVTSPISGRIGKSAVTEGALVQNGQATALATVQQLDPIYVDVTQSSNDFLRLKQELANGTLKQENGKAKVELVTSDGIKFPQTGTLEFSDVTVDQTTGSITIRAVFPNPDHTLLPGMFVRARLEEGTNPTALLVPQQGVTRTPRGDATALVVGADDKVETRQIVASQAIGDKWVVTDGLKSGDRVIISGLQKVRPGVQVKAQEVTSDNQQQAANGGKSEQTKS; this is encoded by the coding sequence ATGAACAAAAACAGAGGGTTTACGCCTCTGGCGGTCGTTCTGATGCTCTCAGGCAGCTTAGCGCTTACAGGATGTGACGACAAACAGGCCCAACAAGGGGGCCAGCAGATGCCAGAAGTTGGGGTTGTGACGCTCAAAACCGAACCTCTACAGATCACAACTGAACTCCCAGGTCGCACCAGTGCTTTCCGTATTGCGGAAGTTCGCCCTCAGGTGAGCGGTATTATCCTGAAGCGTAATTTCGAGGAAGGTAGTGATATCGAAGCAGGAGTGTCTCTCTATCAGATTGATCCTGCGACTTATCAAGCCACTTATGAAAGCGCGAAAGGCGACCTTGCGAAAGCGCAGGCCGCTGCCAACATCGCTCAGGTAACGGTTAACCGTTATAAAAAGCTGCTGGGAACGCAGTACATCAGTCAACAAGATTACGATCAGGCGCTGGCCGATGCGCAACAGGCGAATGCCTCCGTGGTTGCCGCGAAAGCCGCGGTCGAAACGGCGCGCATTAACCTGGCATACACCAAAGTGACCTCTCCGATTAGCGGCCGTATTGGTAAATCTGCCGTGACGGAAGGCGCATTGGTGCAGAACGGTCAGGCGACAGCGCTGGCAACCGTGCAACAGCTCGATCCTATCTATGTTGACGTGACGCAGTCGAGCAACGACTTCTTGCGCCTGAAACAAGAACTGGCTAACGGAACGCTGAAACAGGAAAACGGCAAGGCGAAAGTCGAGCTGGTGACCAGTGACGGTATCAAATTCCCACAGACCGGTACGCTTGAATTTTCAGACGTAACCGTCGACCAGACCACCGGTTCTATCACCATCCGCGCCGTCTTCCCTAACCCGGATCACACCTTACTGCCGGGGATGTTTGTCCGCGCGCGTCTGGAAGAAGGGACCAACCCTACTGCGTTACTGGTACCGCAACAAGGCGTAACCCGTACGCCACGTGGTGATGCGACTGCGCTGGTTGTGGGTGCTGATGACAAAGTGGAAACCCGTCAAATCGTTGCCAGTCAGGCGATTGGCGATAAATGGGTGGTCACTGACGGACTTAAATCTGGCGATCGCGTCATTATCTCTGGTTTGCAAAAAGTTCGCCCTGGCGTGCAGGTAAAAGCGCAGGAAGTAACATCTGACAATCAACAACAAGCCGCGAACGGTGGCAAGTCAGAGCAAACAAAGTCTTAA
- a CDS encoding DUF2496 domain-containing protein has product MSLENAPDEVKLAVDLIVLLEENQVAPATVLKALEIIKQDYERKIEQLTSAQK; this is encoded by the coding sequence ATGTCACTTGAAAACGCCCCGGACGAGGTCAAACTGGCCGTCGATTTGATTGTCCTGCTGGAAGAAAACCAGGTCGCCCCCGCCACGGTGCTGAAAGCGCTGGAAATCATAAAGCAGGATTATGAAAGGAAAATAGAACAGCTCACTTCAGCACAGAAGTGA